The following are encoded in a window of bacterium SCSIO 12643 genomic DNA:
- a CDS encoding SLC13/DASS family transporter, with product MWKWLKIFLGPLLGGVVFYLLQQSTQDQNMSITGGVAVWMAVWWITEAIHIYFTALIPITILPFAGVISMKELAPAYMPEIIFFFVGGFLLAFALEKWNLHRKIALKLLLIFGHTPKRILLGFMFTSYVLSMWILNTAVVMMLLPAALAVLTQISKSVKQGFENLKTPILLGMAYAASIGGTATLIGTAPNLYFMDFYNSHYPDLEPITFSGWFMVGLPASLIFFMAAYLFLVWKYFKQQPELNLNVDYIKEEYRRLGKMTFEQIGVAIVFSIAVLLWFTAKDVSVGAFHFKGWTHIFPEPKYIKESTIAMLAAFVLFILPAKNAQGHLLDWEAAKKIPLGMIFLFGGGFAIAKVIGITGLSNWLGESLAFVSAYPPVLVVICLALFMTFFTELTSNTASTVLMLPILLALASNVNAHPMLIMMPVIMSASFAFMLPVATPPNTIVYATEQIDSKEMASTGFALNLIGVGVSVFFVLVWAAWVYGI from the coding sequence ATGTGGAAATGGCTAAAGATATTCTTAGGACCTCTTTTGGGTGGAGTTGTTTTTTATTTGTTGCAGCAAAGCACTCAGGATCAGAATATGTCGATCACGGGAGGGGTGGCAGTGTGGATGGCTGTCTGGTGGATTACGGAAGCTATTCATATCTATTTTACTGCTTTGATACCGATTACTATTTTACCATTTGCAGGAGTGATTAGTATGAAAGAACTAGCTCCGGCTTACATGCCTGAAATCATATTCTTTTTTGTTGGAGGTTTCTTATTGGCGTTTGCGCTGGAAAAATGGAATTTGCATCGAAAAATAGCATTGAAATTACTATTGATTTTTGGGCATACGCCAAAGCGTATTTTATTGGGTTTTATGTTTACCAGTTATGTGCTCAGCATGTGGATTTTGAATACAGCAGTGGTCATGATGTTGTTACCTGCCGCTTTGGCGGTACTCACTCAGATTTCAAAGTCGGTAAAACAGGGATTCGAAAACTTGAAAACACCTATATTATTAGGAATGGCATATGCAGCTTCTATTGGAGGAACTGCGACATTAATTGGTACTGCTCCCAATTTATATTTTATGGATTTTTACAATAGCCATTATCCGGATTTGGAGCCGATTACATTTAGTGGGTGGTTTATGGTAGGGCTTCCAGCGAGTTTGATTTTTTTTATGGCGGCATATCTGTTTTTGGTTTGGAAATACTTTAAACAACAACCAGAATTAAATTTAAATGTGGATTACATCAAAGAAGAATATCGTAGGTTGGGGAAAATGACTTTTGAGCAGATTGGTGTGGCTATTGTTTTTTCGATAGCAGTTCTTTTATGGTTTACAGCAAAAGATGTTTCTGTAGGAGCGTTTCATTTTAAAGGGTGGACGCATATTTTCCCTGAACCAAAGTATATCAAGGAAAGTACGATCGCGATGTTAGCAGCATTTGTACTGTTCATATTGCCGGCCAAGAATGCTCAGGGACATTTGTTAGATTGGGAGGCAGCTAAGAAAATACCCCTGGGAATGATTTTTTTATTTGGAGGTGGTTTTGCCATTGCCAAAGTAATTGGGATTACCGGACTCTCAAATTGGCTTGGGGAAAGTTTGGCATTTGTTTCTGCATATCCTCCGGTTTTGGTGGTGATATGTTTGGCCTTGTTTATGACTTTTTTCACAGAGCTTACGTCCAATACTGCTTCAACGGTTTTGATGTTACCTATATTGTTGGCATTGGCTTCAAATGTTAATGCACATCCAATGCTCATAATGATGCCTGTGATCATGTCGGCATCATTTGCATTTATGTTACCCGTAGCAACACCTCCGAATACGATTGTCTATGCTACCGAGCAAATTGATAGTAAAGAAATGGCATCTACCGGATTTGCTTTGAATTTAATTGGCGTAGGCGTGAGTGTGTTTTTCGTTCTGGTGTGGGCAGCCTGGGTATACGGAATATAA
- a CDS encoding OmpA family protein, with protein sequence MHKFTSTTIMLAVLLLSGISTFAQSTKPEKITPKRAMFYLEDGNWEKAKQIYLELLKDKPDDQELNLYCGVAFLNSRINADKSMDYFNKVDPDQTPGVLLLKGESFHYMGQFDSAKVYYDKYKATDGVRIEKGLSKLMDQRMDQCNTGKALTNSPTEGMFVENLGGDVNTMFLDYAPVVYEDLKTLVFTSTNANLFNIKYMTFQAKGQEEIFYTNYDPVYKKWLPRAKADGVVLNKNIESEDNESSISFSKDLSKFFFYRTGTLYVSENLQDPKKYGINTTFFTDNQIVSIAINRAEDHIFITSDRGGGWNSTDIYESVKDADGNWSSFKFLKGINTEYDEGSPFISNDGQKLYFASKGYNSIGDFDIFVATKTDSGWGNVQNMGVPVNSPANDIHFRLTGDNEEFGYLASDRMGGEGDYDIWRVWTCHDVPTTNLTGKFIALNGHPIDSASLTLMNVDSSVVATVNPLLEGGHYSYKVNTETDYILSLNVKGYATHTYNISIPEQCSEYDIFQMLSCELKEDGDKFVYEQKSTLTNAFYDINAARGDQSKEAFVTGLSPESPAYTDPESRVTPWEKDELMAELPAPVKNADGKFVHEIYFDFDKSNINDEDRAYIEKVAKILNQDPNKKIVIAGHTDSQGPASYNVGLSKRRAKTVADYFKKHGVNPDQMIIEGYGESQLKIKDTDANGGYILRYTAQNRRCEVEIVTGQ encoded by the coding sequence ATGCACAAATTTACTTCTACGACAATCATGCTGGCAGTTTTGCTATTGTCTGGCATCTCAACTTTTGCGCAGAGCACAAAGCCTGAGAAAATCACTCCGAAGAGAGCTATGTTCTATTTGGAAGATGGTAACTGGGAGAAAGCCAAGCAAATCTATTTGGAATTGCTCAAGGATAAACCTGATGACCAGGAACTAAATCTCTACTGTGGAGTTGCTTTTCTAAATAGTAGAATTAACGCAGACAAATCCATGGACTACTTTAATAAAGTGGATCCTGACCAAACACCTGGTGTATTACTTTTAAAAGGTGAGTCTTTTCACTACATGGGTCAATTTGATTCTGCAAAAGTATATTACGACAAATACAAAGCCACTGATGGTGTACGTATTGAAAAAGGTCTAAGTAAATTGATGGATCAAAGAATGGATCAGTGTAACACTGGTAAAGCTTTGACCAATTCACCTACCGAAGGCATGTTCGTTGAAAATCTTGGGGGCGATGTCAACACTATGTTTTTGGATTATGCACCTGTGGTATATGAAGATTTAAAAACATTGGTTTTCACATCTACCAATGCCAACCTTTTTAACATTAAATACATGACCTTTCAAGCTAAAGGTCAGGAAGAGATTTTTTATACCAATTATGATCCGGTATACAAAAAATGGCTTCCCAGAGCTAAAGCAGATGGTGTTGTATTAAATAAAAACATTGAATCTGAAGATAACGAATCATCTATTTCTTTCAGTAAAGACCTTTCTAAGTTTTTCTTTTATAGAACAGGTACATTGTATGTTTCTGAAAACTTACAAGATCCTAAAAAATATGGGATTAACACCACTTTCTTCACTGACAATCAAATCGTTTCTATCGCAATAAACAGAGCTGAAGATCACATCTTTATTACCAGTGATCGTGGTGGTGGTTGGAACAGTACTGATATCTATGAGTCTGTTAAAGATGCTGATGGAAACTGGAGTAGCTTTAAATTCTTAAAAGGCATTAATACGGAATACGATGAAGGGTCTCCATTTATCAGCAACGATGGTCAGAAACTATATTTCGCGTCTAAAGGCTACAACTCAATTGGTGATTTTGACATCTTTGTAGCAACCAAAACTGATTCGGGTTGGGGAAATGTTCAAAATATGGGCGTACCTGTAAACTCACCGGCAAATGATATCCACTTCCGTTTAACAGGAGACAACGAAGAGTTTGGTTACCTGGCTTCTGACCGTATGGGAGGTGAAGGAGACTATGATATTTGGAGAGTATGGACTTGTCATGATGTTCCTACTACCAACTTAACTGGTAAATTCATCGCTTTAAACGGACATCCGATTGACAGTGCAAGCTTAACATTGATGAATGTAGATTCTTCAGTTGTTGCTACAGTTAATCCTTTATTAGAAGGTGGACACTATAGCTATAAAGTAAATACTGAAACTGATTACATCTTATCATTAAATGTAAAAGGTTACGCTACACATACTTATAACATCAGTATTCCTGAACAATGTAGTGAGTACGATATTTTCCAAATGTTATCTTGTGAGTTGAAAGAAGATGGAGACAAATTTGTTTACGAGCAAAAATCTACATTGACAAACGCATTCTATGATATCAATGCTGCAAGAGGAGATCAAAGTAAAGAAGCATTTGTGACAGGTTTATCTCCAGAGAGTCCTGCATATACTGATCCTGAGTCTCGTGTAACTCCATGGGAGAAAGACGAATTGATGGCAGAGCTACCAGCTCCTGTTAAGAATGCAGATGGTAAATTCGTTCACGAAATTTACTTTGACTTTGATAAATCAAATATCAATGATGAAGATAGAGCTTATATAGAAAAAGTAGCGAAAATCTTAAATCAAGATCCAAATAAAAAGATCGTGATTGCTGGACATACAGATTCTCAGGGTCCAGCTTCTTATAACGTTGGTTTATCAAAACGTAGAGCAAAAACAGTTGCTGATTACTTCAAGAAACATGGCGTAAATCCTGATCAAATGATCATCGAAGGTTACGGTGAGTCTCAATTGAAAATCAAAGACACTGACGCTAACGGAGGTTACATCTTAAGATACACTGCTCAAAACAGAAGATGTGAAGTAGAGATCGTTACTGGGCAATAA
- a CDS encoding fumarylacetoacetate hydrolase family protein → MKIICIGRNYAMHAKELNNPVPKEPVMFMKPDSALLQSQKPFFIPDFTKDVHHELEIVVKINRLGKHIKKKFAHKYYNSITVGIDFTARDVQKDLKSKGLPWEIAKAFDGSAPIGKFIPVDQFEDLQNLNFKLEKNGTPVQIGNTKDMLFDIDTLIEHISKYFTLKIGDLIYTGTPAGVGSVQIGDQLVASIEGQELLKTSVK, encoded by the coding sequence ATGAAGATTATCTGTATTGGGCGTAATTATGCCATGCATGCAAAAGAACTAAACAACCCTGTTCCTAAAGAACCGGTTATGTTTATGAAACCCGATTCAGCGCTACTTCAAAGTCAAAAACCATTTTTTATTCCAGATTTCACCAAAGATGTTCATCACGAACTTGAGATTGTAGTTAAAATCAATCGATTGGGAAAACACATCAAAAAGAAATTCGCGCATAAATACTACAACTCAATCACTGTTGGAATAGACTTTACAGCAAGAGATGTACAAAAGGATCTTAAGTCTAAAGGCTTACCATGGGAAATTGCCAAAGCATTTGATGGTTCCGCTCCTATCGGAAAATTTATTCCAGTGGATCAATTTGAAGATCTTCAAAATTTAAATTTCAAACTAGAAAAAAATGGAACTCCCGTTCAAATTGGGAATACTAAAGACATGCTTTTCGATATCGACACTTTGATTGAACACATCTCAAAATATTTTACACTTAAAATAGGAGACTTAATTTATACCGGAACTCCAGCAGGTGTTGGATCTGTGCAAATCGGAGATCAATTAGTCGCTTCAATTGAAGGGCAAGAACTTCTGAAAACTTCGGTGAAGTAA
- a CDS encoding 3'-5' exonuclease: protein MNLKLTRPIAVFDLETTGVNIATDRILEISIHKVMPNGKAETRTYKVNPEIPIPEKSTAIHGITNEDVKDAPTFSELAPNLYLFLNDCDLAGYNSNRFDVPLLIEEFHRVGYDFDVTDRDLIDVQNIFHKKEQRTLVAAYKFYCGKDLSNAHSAEADTLATYEILEAQLAKYTDLKRDTKFLSEFTTMHNAVDLAGRFVKNDDHITVFNFGKHKGKPVAEVLKTEPAYYGWMMKGDFSQNTKKVLQQIRNQNKK from the coding sequence ATGAATTTAAAACTAACCAGACCAATTGCTGTTTTTGATCTTGAAACAACTGGGGTTAATATCGCTACAGATCGAATTCTTGAAATTTCTATTCATAAGGTAATGCCGAACGGCAAAGCTGAAACGAGGACCTACAAAGTCAATCCTGAAATTCCAATTCCTGAAAAATCAACCGCGATTCATGGCATCACAAATGAGGATGTTAAAGATGCGCCAACGTTTTCTGAACTTGCTCCAAACCTCTATCTATTTTTAAATGATTGTGATTTGGCTGGTTATAATTCTAATCGCTTCGATGTCCCACTTTTGATTGAAGAATTTCACCGGGTAGGTTACGATTTTGATGTGACAGACCGAGACCTGATTGATGTACAAAACATATTTCACAAAAAAGAACAACGTACTTTGGTAGCGGCATATAAATTCTATTGTGGAAAAGACCTAAGTAACGCGCATAGTGCAGAGGCCGATACTTTAGCTACTTATGAAATTTTAGAAGCACAACTCGCAAAATACACTGACTTAAAACGCGATACTAAATTTTTAAGTGAATTCACTACTATGCATAATGCGGTGGATCTTGCAGGACGTTTTGTAAAAAACGATGATCATATTACGGTATTCAACTTTGGAAAACACAAAGGAAAACCTGTAGCTGAAGTACTCAAAACAGAACCGGCATATTACGGCTGGATGATGAAAGGTGATTTTTCTCAAAACACCAAAAAAGTATTACAACAAATTAGAAATCAGAATAAAAAATAA
- a CDS encoding TonB-dependent receptor, with amino-acid sequence MFRAFLTLLLIGTSHLLIAQKNPGKPTLSGYVRDASTGEDLIGATIKVKQLGTGAVTNVYGFYSLTVDPGFYTFEVSFVGYQTFVDSFQMDQSKTLNFTLTSSDQVLEEFVISATKEDQNVTDVQMSVEKLSISTIKDIPQLLGEADVIKSIQLRPGVTSVGEGASGFNVRGGNIDQNLILLDEAPVYNSSHLFGFFSVFNPDAIKDVTLYKGGIPSKYGGRLSSVMDVRQRDGNDKKFSGTGGIGLLFSRLTLEGPLVKDKVSFLVSGRRSYADLFLKLTNDFKDNKAFFYDLNAKISWKINDKNRVFASGYFGKDVFGFGDDFNMKWGNSTGSVRWNHIVNDKLFMNVTGVYSDYGYALGVPSGASAFEWNSRIVTAEGKLAFTYFASPKITLDFGAEYQNYEFYPGTVKGLSDNSNFNTITVQKETARMPSIYAGSEHEVTKKLKLQYGLRYTHYFNMGPYDLNIYEHGVPTTKDDIIDTKRYEKGDVVAQYGGLEPRLGVNYILNEKQSLKASYQRTRQYMHLISNTTAATPIDIWKPAGYYVDPATADQYVVGYFRNFKSNTYELSAEVYYKSMRDLVDYRNGAELLLNDNIETELLSGDGTSYGLELMLSKKKGLLTGWIAYTLSRTTMEVDGFVAGDYTEVANGINEGNPYPTNWDKTHDLTIVGMYELTDRWKLSGNFIFMTGRPATYPNGGYVWDGKILPDYRTRNASRIPNTHRLDLSATYAFKTGKKSWRSSIAFGLYNVYGRKNPYSIYFTQSENNPTQTEAKQLSIIGIPVPFVTYNFKF; translated from the coding sequence ATATTTCGAGCCTTTTTAACTCTCCTGTTAATAGGGACATCTCATTTACTAATTGCTCAAAAAAATCCCGGTAAACCAACCTTAAGCGGCTATGTAAGAGACGCTTCTACCGGTGAAGATCTTATTGGAGCTACGATCAAAGTCAAACAACTCGGTACTGGTGCTGTCACCAATGTTTATGGGTTTTATTCCTTAACTGTTGACCCGGGTTTTTACACATTTGAAGTCTCATTTGTGGGGTATCAAACCTTCGTGGATTCTTTTCAAATGGACCAATCTAAAACACTTAATTTCACATTAACCTCATCCGATCAGGTATTAGAAGAATTTGTTATCTCAGCTACCAAGGAAGATCAAAATGTAACAGACGTTCAGATGAGTGTCGAGAAATTGAGCATTTCCACTATTAAAGACATCCCACAACTTTTGGGAGAAGCTGATGTCATCAAATCTATTCAACTTCGTCCTGGTGTAACCAGCGTGGGTGAAGGAGCTTCCGGATTTAACGTTCGTGGAGGAAATATTGATCAGAACCTCATCTTACTGGATGAAGCTCCGGTTTACAACTCTTCACATTTATTTGGTTTCTTCTCCGTTTTCAATCCTGATGCGATTAAAGATGTGACGCTATATAAAGGGGGGATCCCTTCTAAATATGGCGGGCGTCTTTCCTCTGTAATGGATGTACGTCAAAGAGACGGAAACGATAAAAAGTTTTCAGGAACTGGCGGTATCGGACTACTATTTAGTCGTTTGACGTTAGAGGGACCTTTAGTAAAGGACAAAGTGTCTTTCCTGGTTTCGGGAAGACGTTCTTATGCGGATTTGTTCTTAAAACTCACCAACGACTTTAAAGACAACAAAGCATTTTTCTATGATTTAAATGCCAAAATCAGTTGGAAGATCAACGATAAAAACCGTGTTTTTGCTTCGGGATACTTCGGTAAGGATGTTTTTGGATTTGGTGATGACTTCAACATGAAATGGGGTAATTCCACAGGTAGTGTCAGATGGAATCATATCGTAAATGACAAATTGTTTATGAATGTCACCGGAGTTTATTCTGATTACGGATACGCATTAGGGGTACCTTCTGGAGCGTCAGCTTTCGAATGGAATTCTCGGATTGTAACTGCTGAAGGTAAATTGGCTTTTACTTATTTCGCTTCGCCAAAAATCACTTTAGATTTTGGTGCAGAGTATCAAAACTACGAGTTCTACCCTGGTACAGTAAAAGGATTAAGTGACAATTCAAACTTCAACACCATTACGGTTCAAAAAGAAACCGCGCGTATGCCAAGTATTTATGCAGGTTCCGAACATGAGGTAACGAAGAAACTAAAACTCCAATATGGACTGCGTTATACCCATTACTTCAATATGGGACCGTATGATCTTAACATCTATGAGCACGGTGTTCCAACCACAAAAGATGATATTATTGACACTAAACGTTACGAAAAAGGAGATGTCGTTGCCCAATATGGTGGACTTGAACCTAGATTGGGAGTGAATTACATTCTTAATGAAAAACAATCTCTTAAAGCCAGCTATCAACGTACACGTCAGTACATGCACTTGATTAGTAATACGACCGCAGCAACCCCTATTGATATTTGGAAGCCTGCCGGATACTATGTAGACCCTGCTACAGCAGATCAATACGTAGTAGGTTATTTCAGAAACTTCAAATCGAATACTTATGAGCTTTCTGCTGAAGTGTACTACAAGAGTATGAGAGACTTAGTTGATTATAGAAATGGTGCGGAATTACTCCTCAACGATAATATCGAAACCGAATTACTTTCTGGCGATGGTACATCTTATGGTTTAGAATTAATGTTAAGCAAGAAAAAAGGTTTATTAACCGGATGGATTGCTTACACGTTATCCAGAACCACAATGGAAGTGGATGGTTTTGTAGCAGGAGACTATACAGAAGTGGCCAACGGAATTAACGAAGGAAATCCATATCCTACCAATTGGGATAAAACACATGATTTAACGATTGTGGGAATGTATGAGCTTACAGACAGATGGAAGCTTTCAGGTAACTTTATTTTCATGACGGGAAGACCTGCTACGTATCCAAATGGTGGTTATGTATGGGATGGTAAAATCCTTCCGGATTACCGTACAAGAAATGCTTCTAGAATTCCAAATACACACCGTTTAGATCTCTCTGCAACTTATGCATTCAAAACGGGTAAAAAGTCGTGGCGCTCATCGATAGCATTCGGATTGTATAACGTTTATGGTCGCAAAAACCCATATTCGATCTACTTCACACAAAGTGAAAACAATCCAACACAAACGGAAGCGAAGCAACTATCTATCATCGGAATTCCGGTTCCATTTGTCACCTATAACTTCAAATTTTAA
- a CDS encoding DUF4249 domain-containing protein translates to MKLKLYIILLFAIVTITSCNETIDLKLDDPKPVLVVDGYLSNLNTMQYVRLSNLENYFSNQVPDYSVHQNAKVILLEDGTEAGTYSFNQVDKRFELQYKGIEGKDYQIDITLSDGSRYISASEIMETPVPIDTIWYEYNESPGGPGPQGGEILVKINTQEPAGAGDNYQWKSYVNDYYQFESDDLFFADDRFVDGQDVTDLDVFGMSEDQYVNYKASSPTNQVFVTIEQLKISARYLKYLTLIQQQLFGAGSPFASPPAEIRGNVYKQGEDEVLALGFFYTAGIDSKTIEIVE, encoded by the coding sequence ATGAAACTCAAATTATATATCATTTTATTGTTTGCGATCGTGACCATTACTTCATGTAATGAGACCATTGATCTTAAATTGGATGATCCGAAACCAGTTTTAGTTGTAGATGGCTACCTATCCAATCTCAACACCATGCAATACGTCAGATTAAGTAACCTGGAAAACTATTTCTCAAATCAGGTTCCTGATTATAGCGTACACCAAAATGCCAAGGTTATTTTATTAGAAGATGGAACTGAAGCTGGCACTTATAGTTTCAATCAGGTAGACAAACGTTTTGAACTTCAATATAAGGGTATTGAAGGAAAAGACTATCAAATCGATATCACATTAAGTGATGGTTCAAGGTATATATCTGCCTCAGAAATTATGGAAACTCCTGTGCCAATTGACACCATATGGTATGAATATAACGAAAGTCCAGGTGGCCCCGGTCCACAAGGAGGTGAAATACTTGTTAAAATAAACACACAAGAGCCTGCAGGAGCTGGTGACAACTATCAATGGAAGTCTTATGTAAATGACTATTATCAATTCGAATCTGATGATCTATTCTTTGCTGACGATCGTTTTGTAGACGGACAGGATGTTACAGATTTGGATGTTTTTGGAATGTCAGAAGATCAATATGTTAATTACAAAGCTTCTAGTCCAACAAATCAGGTATTTGTTACAATTGAACAACTTAAAATATCTGCACGATACTTAAAGTACCTAACTCTTATTCAGCAACAGTTGTTTGGAGCCGGAAGTCCATTTGCTTCTCCACCTGCGGAGATCAGAGGTAACGTATACAAACAGGGTGAAGATGAAGTATTGGCATTAGGCTTTTTCTACACCGCAGGAATCGATTCAAAAACTATTGAAATCGTTGAATAA
- a CDS encoding LysM peptidoglycan-binding domain-containing protein, with product MKYTFLLGFLFILISGWTQDFAVSRVQPIIKAHKEYTSAIPHKSIDQKNNCPPLLSNTQIPSFAFLDSLPLNPQYEEEFLALFLAQECDKLYSFLETYHHALPHYQKALRTYKLGDEYTLLPLTISGDNPSLKYLKDKSGPWQISYVTARRYGLRIDQFIDERNDIEKSSDAAAKHIQFLNEYYLNNDFLVITAFYTSVPFVNKHIAQLDTVNPSLFFEQLSPEIQGYFSYLKAWSNWLTHFKTPDHLMSVPESYWMEVIPTDTLDFSTISQFMDIPMAQIEMMNPVLIGKKALPGNQYPLYLPKEKADLFHQKYDAFLAFQKEEEIRKKKELEELRKRMESGIPDLTKYKAVTYTVKSGDVLGKIAQRNHVKVSQIKQWNHLKSDRINIGQKLVLYVPKNQTTDLPKETADNKINVKPKPAKPGKGTPQIYTVKNGESLWLIAKKFPGVSAQNIMEWNGCTDKISPGMKLKIYKP from the coding sequence ATGAAATACACATTTCTTTTAGGATTTCTTTTTATTCTTATTTCTGGCTGGACGCAAGATTTTGCAGTCAGTCGTGTGCAACCCATAATTAAAGCACACAAAGAATATACCTCTGCAATTCCGCATAAATCCATTGATCAAAAAAATAACTGCCCTCCTCTACTTTCCAATACTCAAATTCCATCCTTTGCATTTCTGGATTCATTACCGCTCAATCCACAATATGAAGAAGAATTTCTGGCTTTATTCCTGGCTCAGGAATGTGACAAGCTTTATAGTTTCTTAGAAACATATCATCATGCACTCCCACATTATCAAAAAGCACTTAGAACTTATAAACTTGGCGATGAGTACACTTTACTGCCACTCACCATAAGTGGAGACAATCCATCACTTAAATATTTAAAAGACAAATCCGGTCCTTGGCAAATCTCTTATGTAACTGCACGTAGGTATGGACTTCGAATTGATCAATTCATTGATGAACGTAATGACATTGAAAAATCCAGTGACGCTGCTGCAAAGCACATTCAATTTCTAAACGAATATTACCTGAATAATGACTTTTTAGTAATTACCGCATTTTACACTTCAGTGCCATTTGTCAATAAACATATTGCCCAACTGGACACAGTCAATCCATCTTTATTTTTCGAACAGTTATCACCGGAAATTCAAGGTTATTTTTCCTACCTAAAAGCATGGAGCAATTGGCTTACGCATTTCAAAACACCTGATCATCTTATGTCTGTTCCTGAATCTTACTGGATGGAAGTTATTCCAACAGATACTTTGGATTTTTCTACGATTAGTCAATTTATGGATATTCCAATGGCTCAAATAGAAATGATGAATCCGGTTTTGATTGGTAAAAAAGCTTTACCGGGAAATCAATATCCGTTATATCTTCCAAAAGAAAAAGCAGATTTATTTCATCAGAAATATGATGCTTTCCTTGCTTTTCAAAAAGAAGAAGAAATTCGGAAGAAAAAAGAACTTGAAGAATTACGTAAAAGAATGGAAAGTGGGATTCCAGATTTAACCAAATATAAGGCAGTGACATATACCGTAAAATCTGGTGACGTATTAGGTAAAATTGCGCAACGGAATCATGTAAAAGTGAGTCAAATCAAACAATGGAATCATTTAAAATCTGATCGAATCAATATCGGCCAGAAACTAGTTTTATATGTTCCAAAAAATCAAACTACGGACCTTCCTAAAGAAACTGCAGATAATAAAATAAATGTCAAGCCGAAACCCGCAAAACCGGGAAAAGGAACACCTCAAATCTATACCGTTAAAAATGGTGAGTCCCTGTGGTTAATCGCAAAAAAATTCCCGGGTGTATCCGCACAAAACATCATGGAATGGAATGGGTGTACGGATAAAATTAGTCCGGGAATGAAACTCAAAATTTACAAACCGTAA